A single Elaeis guineensis isolate ETL-2024a chromosome 15, EG11, whole genome shotgun sequence DNA region contains:
- the LOC105058400 gene encoding ethylene-responsive transcription factor ERF060, which yields MAAAIDLYSSHPVFSSDPFSEELMKALEPFIRGASMTSSSPSPSPSSSSTPETTPSFPSSPYPASSTPSPTLCSSSYPFSTPSSSISPYPAPQNSILDCSSPGFLGFDPSNVSRPSPIGLNHLSAAQIQQIQAQIQFQQQQSLLAARQVLQGHAAPSFLGPRPQPMKHAGSPPPPRPTKLYRGVRQRHWGKWVAEIRLPKNRTRLWLGTFDAAEEAALAYDKAAFRLRGDFARLNFPHLRHEIARAAGGPLHSSVDAKLQAICQSLANSPKQGTPLPPSCTLQPVPDAGRRPNVAKSEPGVEDYKSESSSEGGEDSSSGSSPASEMQHLDFTEAPWDELESFALRKYPSWEIDWDSILA from the coding sequence ATGGCTGCAGCTATAGATTTGTACAGTAGCCATCCGGTTTTCTCTTCAGACCCCTTCAGTGAGGAGCTCATGAAAGCACTGGAACCTTTTATCAGAGGTGCTTCCATgacctcctcctctccctctccctcaccTTCTTCTAGCTCCACGCCGGAGACTACCCCCTCGTTTCCATCCTCTCCCTATCCCGCTTCTTCTACCCCTTCCCCCACTCTCTGCTCTTCTTCTTACCCCTTCTCCACCCCTTCCTCCTCCATCTCTCCCTACCCTGCCCCTCAAAATTCAATCTTGGATTGTTCTTCGCCGGGTTTTCTCGGCTTCGACCCCTCCAACGTGAGCCGCCCCAGTCCGATCGGTCTCAACCACCTCAGCGCTGCTCAGATACAGCAGATCCAAGCTCAGATCCAATTCCAGCAGCAGCAGAGTCTGCTGGCGGCCCGGCAAGTGTTGCAGGGCCACGCCGCGCCGAGCTTTCTCGGCCCCCGGCCCCAGCCGATGAAGCACGCCGGCTCACCCCCACCACCGCGGCCCACCAAGCTCTATCGAGGCGTCCGGCAGCGCCACTGGGGGAAGTGGGTCGCCGAGATCCGCCTCCCCAAGAACCGGACCCGCCTCTGGCTTGGCACCTTCGACGCCGCCGAGGAGGCGGCCCTCGCCTACGACAAGGCCGCCTTCCGCCTCCGCGGTGACTTCGCCAGGCTCAATTTCCCCCATCTCCGCCACGAGATCGCCCGCGCCGCCGGCGGCCCCCTCCACTCCTCCGTCGACGCCAAGCTCCAGGCCATTTGCCAGAGCCTCGCCAATTCTCCGAAGCAGGGCACCCCCCTCCCACCCAGTTGCACCCTTCAGCCCGTTCCCGATGCCGGCCGGCGACCGAACGTGGCGAAGAGCGAACCCGGCGTGGAGGACTACAAGTCGGAGAGCTCGTCGGAGGGTGGCGAAGACTCCTCGTCCGGGTCGTCTCCGGCATCGGAGATGCAGCATTTGGACTTCACCGAGGCGCCGTGGGATGAATTGGAGAGCTTTGCGCTGCGGAAATATCCTTCTTGGGAGATCGATTGGGATTCTATCCTTGCCTAA
- the LOC105058401 gene encoding uncharacterized protein yields MEALLGKLRSLDAYPKINEDFYSRTLSGGIITIFSSIVMFLLFISELRFYLHAVTETKLVVDTSRGETLRINFDITFPALSCSMVSLDAMDISGEEHLDVRHDVIKTRIDSHGNVIEARQDGIGAAKIEKPLQRHGGRLEHNETYCGSCYGAETSDEDCCNSCEEVREAYRKKGWGLSNPDLIDQCKREGFLQRIKDEEGEGCNIYGFLEVNKVAGNFHFAPGKSFQQSNMHVHDLLPFQKDSFNISHKINRLAFGEYFPGVVNPLDGVQWVQQTPYGMYQYFIKVVPTVYTDISGRTIQSNQFSVTEHFRSDDVGRIQSLPGVFFFYDLSPIKVTFTEEHVSFLHFLTNVCAIVGGIFTVSGILDSFIYHGQRAIKKKMELGKFS; encoded by the exons ATGGAGGCCCTCCTCGGGAAGCTGCGGAGCCTGGATGCCTACCCAAAGATAAACGAGGATTTCTACAGCCGGACGCTCTCCGGGGGCATCATCACTATCTTCTCCTCCATCGTCATGTTTCTCCTCTTCATCTCCGAGCTCA GATTCTATCTTCATGCTGTTACAGAAACAAAGCTTGTAGTGGATACTTCAAGGGGAGAAACACTTCGCATCAAT TTTGATATCACCTTTCCTGCCCTTTCGTGTTCTATGGTCAGTCTTGATGCCATGGATATCAGTGGAGAAGAGCACCTTGATGTA AGGCATGATGTTATTAAGACACGGATAGATTCCCACGGCAATGTTATTGAAGCTAGACAAGATGGGATTGGTGCAGCGAAG ATTGAGAAGCCTTTACAAAGACATGGTGGGAGGCTTGAACACAATGAGACATATTGTGGATCTTGCTATGGTGCAGAAACG TCGGATGAAGATTGTTGCAACTCTTGTGAGGAAGTTCGTGAAGCATATAGAAAGAAGGGTTGGGGTTtgtcaaaccctgatttgatcgaTCAG TGCAAAAGGGAGGGTTTTCTTCAGAGGATTAAAGATGAAGAAGGTGAAGGATGCAACATCTATGGTTTCTTGGAAGTCAATAAGGTGGCTGGAAATTTTCATTTTGCCCCAGGAAAAAGCTTCCAACAGTCCAATATGCACGTGCATGACTTGCTGCCATTCCAAAAGGATAGTTTTAAT ATTAGCCACAAGATTAATAGATTAGCTTTTGGAGAATACTTTCCTGGAGTTGTAAATCCTCTTGATGG AGTGCAATGGGTGCAACAAACACCATATGGGATGTATCAGTATTTTATCAAG GTTGTTCCTACTGTCTACACTGACATAAGTGGGCGTACCATCCAGTCCAATCAG TTTTCTGTAACAGAGCATTTTAGGAGTGATGATGTTGGTCGAATTCAATCTCTTCCTGGGGTGTTTTTCTTTTATGACCTTTCACCGATTAAG GTGACCTTCACAGAGGAGCATGTATCATTCTTACACTTCTTGACCAATGTCTGTGCAATAGTTGGAG GTATATTTACTGTTTCTGGAATATTAGATTCGTTTATATATCATGGTCAAAGGGCAATCAAGAAAAAGATGGAACTCGGAAAATTCAGTTGA